In one window of Sporomusaceae bacterium FL31 DNA:
- a CDS encoding DNA translocase FtsK, translating to MPKFLSELTPELKYELLGIILTTAGIIALVSLLGFNAGPVGLFIAKMQKYLFGIGAIVIPCIVIAIGLRYIGTRTKIIYSLKFWGIAVLYSLLLAVYHHFTIPPGKEILPESLLTGGGFTGGFLLFSLRKLFGIDGSIIILCALSICSFIMTTTWSLAVGLLKAKHRAVESLQNAKESMACTYETMFEETEEQSKSVSFYNQERERITERSPQNDTILSNDDKIDDVVLTELPEMPNNNPGDHSVPSKYRLPSITLLSKSVKVKHAKQAKEITDNARLLEQTLENFNVSAKIINTCNGPSVTRYELEPAPGVKVSKIVNLADDIALNLAATGVRIEAPIPGKAAIGIEVPNKEVSSVQLREVLESSLFQDAQSKLTVGLGKDIAGNAIVADLAKMPHMLVAGATGSGKSVCINTLITSILFKATPDEVKFVLIDPKMVELSNYNGIPHLMAPVVTDAKKAASALNWAVQEMERRYTVFATAGVRDISRYNQTIDSNRLPSIVVIIDELADLMMVAPVDVEDAICRLAQKARAAGIHLVLATQRPSVDVITGIIKANVPSRISFAVSSQIDSRTILDMAGAEKLLGKGDMLYYPVGAPKPMRVQGAFISDHEVEELITFIKNQAQPEYSEEVTFADNSEDSNNSQDQLKYEDELLETAVLMVLETGQASVSMLQRKFRIGYTRAARLIDTMEEMRIVGPNIGSKAREILMNSEQVNNIYFKK from the coding sequence TTGCCGAAATTTTTATCGGAATTAACCCCTGAATTAAAATATGAATTACTTGGTATCATCTTAACAACTGCGGGCATCATTGCACTAGTAAGTTTGCTGGGATTTAACGCTGGTCCTGTGGGCTTATTTATTGCTAAAATGCAAAAATACCTTTTTGGAATCGGTGCAATAGTAATTCCCTGCATTGTTATTGCAATTGGGTTGCGTTATATAGGTACACGTACCAAGATTATTTATTCATTAAAGTTTTGGGGAATAGCAGTTTTATACAGTTTATTACTAGCCGTTTATCATCATTTCACCATTCCACCAGGCAAAGAAATTTTACCAGAAAGTTTATTAACAGGTGGTGGCTTTACAGGAGGATTTCTTCTTTTTTCCCTAAGAAAGCTATTTGGTATAGATGGTTCAATCATTATCTTATGCGCCCTATCTATCTGTTCATTTATTATGACGACAACCTGGTCACTGGCTGTAGGGTTACTGAAAGCCAAACATCGAGCTGTAGAAAGTTTACAAAACGCTAAAGAATCTATGGCTTGTACCTATGAGACCATGTTTGAGGAAACAGAAGAACAGAGCAAATCAGTAAGCTTTTACAATCAGGAACGTGAACGTATTACTGAAAGATCACCACAAAATGACACTATACTCAGTAATGACGATAAGATTGATGACGTGGTATTAACAGAACTGCCTGAGATGCCCAACAATAATCCTGGTGATCATTCAGTGCCGTCCAAGTATCGGCTTCCATCCATTACTTTGCTAAGCAAATCTGTGAAAGTCAAGCATGCGAAACAGGCGAAAGAAATTACCGATAATGCGCGCCTATTAGAACAGACTTTAGAGAATTTTAATGTAAGCGCAAAGATTATCAACACATGCAATGGTCCTTCTGTAACCCGCTATGAACTCGAACCAGCACCAGGAGTAAAAGTAAGTAAAATTGTTAATCTTGCTGATGATATTGCACTTAATCTAGCTGCAACAGGAGTTAGAATAGAAGCTCCTATACCGGGTAAAGCAGCGATTGGCATTGAAGTTCCCAATAAAGAAGTTTCTAGTGTGCAATTGAGAGAGGTTTTAGAAAGTTCTTTATTTCAGGATGCTCAGTCCAAACTGACAGTAGGTTTAGGAAAAGACATTGCCGGCAATGCAATAGTCGCCGACCTTGCAAAAATGCCTCATATGCTAGTTGCTGGTGCGACTGGATCAGGAAAAAGTGTATGTATTAATACCTTAATTACTAGTATTCTTTTTAAAGCTACTCCAGATGAAGTGAAATTTGTATTGATTGATCCCAAAATGGTTGAATTATCCAATTACAATGGTATACCTCACCTTATGGCTCCTGTTGTTACTGACGCAAAAAAAGCTGCTTCAGCTTTAAACTGGGCTGTGCAAGAAATGGAAAGACGGTATACCGTCTTTGCCACTGCTGGTGTTCGTGATATAAGCAGATATAATCAAACAATTGATTCGAATAGACTTCCTTCTATTGTAGTAATTATCGACGAGTTAGCCGATCTCATGATGGTTGCCCCTGTTGATGTCGAAGATGCAATTTGCCGACTCGCTCAGAAAGCCCGTGCAGCTGGTATTCATTTGGTATTAGCAACACAACGCCCTTCAGTGGATGTCATCACAGGAATAATAAAGGCAAATGTGCCATCACGTATTTCGTTTGCAGTATCATCACAGATTGACTCTAGAACAATATTGGATATGGCTGGTGCCGAAAAATTATTGGGGAAAGGCGATATGTTGTATTACCCTGTTGGCGCTCCCAAACCAATGCGTGTACAAGGAGCTTTCATTTCTGATCATGAAGTTGAAGAATTAATTACCTTTATAAAAAACCAGGCACAACCTGAATACAGCGAAGAAGTTACCTTTGCTGACAACAGCGAGGACTCTAATAATTCACAAGATCAGTTAAAATATGAAGATGAACTATTAGAGACAGCAGTTCTCATGGTTTTAGAAACTGGACAAGCTTCAGTTTCTATGTTGCAGCGAAAATTTCGAATTGGCTATACGCGCGCTGCAAGACTGATTGACACTATGGAAGAAATGCGAATTGTAGGGCCGAATATTGGCAGCAAAGCACGCGAGATACTCATGAATTCAGAGCAAGTTAATAATATTTATTTTAAAAAATAG
- a CDS encoding XRE family transcriptional regulator has translation MQTVGELLRSEREKKGLSIKDVEAATSIRALYINAIEESDYKIVPGEVYLKGFIRNYANFLGLSGPNMVDLYRQQQQTTASATPLPDAAASATTTSPAPSLDDKTSQSGGTVKWILGGIVIISIAGAIWWVNAQQPSAPAPAPQQLTQVQPPAPPSSPTPTPAPASNLQTKPIQIITKYNDECWTQVIADGKEIYEGIPHKGDSLSWDATNNLTVKFGNAGSVDATYNGKPLGKLGDKGEVVVKTFTANQQKQ, from the coding sequence ATGCAGACGGTGGGAGAGCTTTTACGAAGTGAACGAGAAAAGAAAGGTCTATCAATAAAAGACGTGGAAGCAGCTACAAGTATTCGGGCTTTATACATAAACGCAATCGAAGAAAGCGATTATAAAATTGTTCCCGGTGAAGTATATTTAAAAGGTTTCATTCGAAATTATGCTAATTTTTTAGGATTAAGCGGGCCTAATATGGTAGATTTATACCGCCAGCAGCAACAGACAACTGCATCGGCAACCCCTTTACCGGACGCAGCAGCTAGCGCGACAACTACATCTCCAGCACCTTCCTTGGACGACAAAACTAGTCAAAGTGGTGGCACAGTTAAATGGATATTAGGCGGTATCGTAATAATATCCATTGCAGGCGCCATTTGGTGGGTAAATGCGCAGCAGCCGTCTGCTCCAGCTCCAGCCCCACAGCAATTGACACAAGTGCAGCCTCCTGCACCACCTTCTTCACCAACACCAACACCGGCGCCAGCTTCAAACTTACAGACAAAACCTATACAAATTATTACTAAGTATAATGATGAATGTTGGACTCAGGTTATTGCTGACGGTAAAGAGATTTATGAAGGAATCCCGCATAAAGGTGACAGCCTATCATGGGACGCTACTAATAATCTAACCGTTAAATTTGGCAATGCCGGCAGTGTTGATGCCACATATAATGGAAAACCATTAGGAAAACTTGGCGATAAAGGTGAAGTCGTAGTTAAAACATTTACAGCTAATCAGCAGAAACAGTAA
- a CDS encoding UPF0313 protein, which translates to MKNFLPICKEDMQERGWQQLDFLFISGDAYVDHPSFGPAIICRTLEKLGFKVGIIAQPDWRSTNDFKKLGKPRLGVLVSSGNLDSMLNKFTAAKKYRSNDDYSPGGKSGRRPDRATIVYCNRIRELWKNTPLIIGGIEASLRRFAHYDYWSDNVRRSILIDSRADLLVYGMGEKQIKEIALQLDQGIAVSDICNVQGTCYRTASLDSVWDYTEIPDYESITSSKNKFAEAFKTQYQEQDPIRGKTLVQRHGEDYIVQNRPALPLTTNEMDEIYDLPYQRTFHPIYEQDGGVPAIQEVKFSLVSHRGCFGGCSFCAIVSHQGRIIQTRSQESILNEAKILIQQPDFKGYIHDVGGPTANFRLPACKYQEDRGACKGRHCLAPDPCKNLETSHTDYLSLLRTLRALPGVKKVFIRSGLRYDYLMAANDEEFLHELCEHHISGQLKIAPEHISPKVVRLMGKSSKEVYLKFAKAYQRINQALGKEQYLVPYFMSSHPGAGLKEAIELAEFIRDLNYRPEQVQDFIPTPGSLSTCMYYTGINPLTNEKVYVAKDPHEKKLQRALLQYRDPKNYHLVYEALTKANRKDLIGYEPKCLIRPPRQQHNQINTSSKVRNLSASRRKRTKKTG; encoded by the coding sequence ATGAAAAACTTCCTGCCAATATGCAAAGAAGATATGCAAGAACGCGGCTGGCAACAACTTGATTTTTTATTTATCAGCGGAGATGCTTATGTTGATCACCCAAGCTTTGGTCCTGCAATTATCTGTCGTACTTTAGAAAAGCTTGGCTTTAAAGTTGGCATTATTGCACAACCTGACTGGCGTTCGACAAACGATTTTAAAAAACTAGGAAAACCCCGTTTAGGAGTTTTAGTATCATCTGGAAATTTAGATTCTATGCTTAATAAATTTACTGCAGCTAAAAAATATCGTAGCAATGATGATTATTCTCCTGGTGGTAAGTCTGGTCGTAGACCAGATAGAGCAACGATCGTTTATTGTAACAGAATTCGAGAATTATGGAAAAACACTCCTTTGATCATTGGAGGCATCGAAGCAAGCTTGAGACGATTTGCCCACTATGATTATTGGTCTGACAATGTACGTCGCTCTATTTTAATTGATAGTAGAGCTGATCTTTTAGTTTACGGTATGGGCGAAAAACAAATTAAAGAAATAGCACTTCAACTTGATCAAGGTATCGCGGTATCAGATATTTGCAACGTCCAAGGTACATGTTATCGTACAGCGTCACTCGACAGTGTTTGGGATTATACTGAAATACCAGATTATGAAAGTATAACTTCCAGTAAAAATAAATTTGCCGAAGCCTTTAAGACCCAATATCAGGAACAGGATCCTATTAGAGGCAAAACCCTTGTACAACGTCATGGTGAAGATTATATTGTTCAAAATCGGCCCGCTTTACCGCTCACAACGAATGAGATGGATGAAATTTACGATTTACCCTATCAACGTACCTTTCATCCAATTTATGAGCAGGATGGCGGAGTACCTGCTATTCAAGAGGTCAAATTCAGCTTAGTTAGTCATCGTGGCTGTTTTGGTGGTTGTTCTTTTTGCGCAATTGTTTCTCATCAAGGAAGAATTATTCAAACACGCAGCCAAGAGTCTATTTTAAATGAGGCTAAAATCTTAATACAACAACCAGACTTTAAAGGTTATATTCATGACGTCGGCGGTCCGACAGCCAATTTCCGGTTGCCGGCCTGTAAATATCAGGAGGATAGAGGGGCTTGTAAAGGTAGACACTGTTTAGCGCCTGATCCGTGTAAAAATTTAGAAACCAGCCATACCGACTATCTCTCGCTACTACGTACATTACGTGCTTTACCTGGGGTGAAAAAAGTATTCATTCGTTCCGGATTACGATATGACTATTTAATGGCTGCAAATGATGAAGAATTTTTACACGAATTATGCGAGCATCATATTAGCGGGCAGCTGAAAATTGCCCCTGAGCACATTTCGCCTAAAGTTGTACGCTTAATGGGCAAATCAAGTAAAGAGGTCTATCTGAAATTCGCAAAGGCTTATCAGCGCATTAATCAAGCTCTGGGAAAGGAACAGTATTTAGTTCCCTATTTTATGTCGAGTCATCCAGGAGCTGGACTAAAAGAAGCGATTGAGTTAGCTGAATTTATCCGCGATCTAAATTATCGTCCAGAACAAGTCCAGGATTTTATTCCAACTCCTGGCAGTTTATCAACTTGTATGTATTATACTGGTATTAATCCTTTAACAAATGAAAAAGTATATGTTGCCAAAGATCCCCATGAGAAGAAACTCCAAAGAGCTTTGCTTCAATATCGAGACCCCAAAAACTATCATTTAGTATATGAAGCTTTAACAAAAGCAAATCGTAAAGATCTAATTGGCTATGAACCGAAATGTTTAATTCGCCCACCACGGCAGCAGCATAATCAGATCAATACTAGTTCTAAGGTGCGAAACCTTTCAGCATCACGACGTAAACGCACAAAAAAAACAGGCTAA
- a CDS encoding ABC transporter substrate-binding protein, producing MRRYQPLFWVTFILLVIVIAGSGYLAGYADKQHPENIKDITVYTTLPVEQVIGLAQEYEKSANVRVNFVPLTENELLTRMKLEKANSNADIILASSGLLDLVKQEALIAPYSSEQTDIIPKRFKDEHGYWTGVWYDPIIFAANRDYIKSLTQVPTKWTDLTKEAPLRIGITDFLAADASANLLYTLVSAHGEEQTFEYLRKIHPKIVQYAKFLATPVRMAGMGEVDIAIAVQSESIRYVNDGFPVTIIYPEDGTAYLLTGAAVVSGTPHEAEAKQFLDWLLQDSVQATLHKNKFFFIPTNQETTAYKAYTNKNLKLLDNQHILAGEEKKQILDKWVQKVRLSSR from the coding sequence ATGCGTCGTTATCAACCATTATTTTGGGTTACATTTATATTGTTAGTTATTGTCATCGCTGGCAGCGGATATCTTGCCGGATATGCCGATAAGCAGCATCCTGAAAATATAAAAGACATTACTGTATATACGACTCTTCCAGTTGAGCAAGTAATAGGATTAGCTCAGGAGTATGAAAAGTCTGCAAATGTTCGAGTGAACTTTGTACCATTAACTGAAAACGAATTGTTAACTCGTATGAAACTGGAAAAGGCTAATTCGAATGCTGACATTATTTTAGCATCAAGTGGACTTTTGGATCTAGTAAAACAAGAGGCATTAATCGCACCATACTCATCTGAACAAACTGATATTATTCCTAAACGCTTCAAAGACGAGCATGGCTATTGGACTGGAGTTTGGTATGATCCAATTATTTTTGCCGCAAATCGAGATTATATTAAATCATTGACACAAGTTCCAACAAAATGGACGGATTTGACAAAAGAAGCCCCTTTACGAATTGGGATTACGGACTTTTTGGCAGCTGATGCTTCGGCCAACTTACTCTATACATTAGTTTCAGCTCATGGAGAAGAGCAGACCTTCGAATACTTGCGCAAGATTCATCCAAAAATTGTTCAATATGCAAAATTCTTGGCTACCCCTGTACGCATGGCAGGTATGGGAGAAGTTGATATTGCTATTGCAGTTCAAAGCGAAAGTATTCGCTATGTCAATGATGGATTTCCTGTAACAATCATTTATCCAGAAGATGGAACTGCCTATTTATTAACAGGAGCTGCCGTTGTCTCTGGAACGCCACATGAAGCTGAAGCAAAACAGTTTCTTGATTGGTTATTACAAGACTCTGTTCAAGCAACACTTCATAAAAATAAATTTTTCTTTATTCCTACTAATCAGGAGACTACTGCTTATAAAGCCTATACGAATAAAAATCTTAAATTATTAGACAACCAGCACATTTTGGCTGGAGAAGAAAAAAAACAAATACTGGATAAATGGGTACAAAAAGTGCGCTTAAGCTCCAGATAA
- the rimO gene encoding ribosomal protein S12 methylthiotransferase RimO — protein MLKAGFISLGCAKNLVDTEVMLGALATNNIEITPDPDQADIIIVNTCSFIDSAKEESISTILQMADYKSAHKCRALIVAGCLGQRYKQNLLDELPEVDAIVGTGAWHRIMEAVNSVLSGERVLIIGDTETIYDETMPRISTTPSYTAYVKIAEGCNNRCSYCVIPMVRGNFRSRTIESIVAEVKNLTERGIKEINLIAQDTTSYGADLYGMPQLAQLLTELAAIDDVKWIRLLYCYPKYFSNELIDLIAKEPKICKYIDMPLQHAHDDILQAMSRRDSRAEIEKLLARLRAAIPDVAIRTSFIVGFPGETEEHYQALRQFVQEQRFDKVGVFTYSREEDTPAFDMQDQITDEVKQERYHDLMSLQSQISEELNKSMEGRIIEVLIEGRDAEQNNLAFGRSYREALDIDGQIFIENDTDSKAGDIIRAKVIQGFTYDIVAEKII, from the coding sequence ATGCTCAAAGCCGGATTTATCAGCCTCGGCTGTGCCAAAAATTTAGTGGATACAGAAGTTATGTTAGGAGCTTTAGCCACTAATAATATTGAAATAACACCTGACCCAGATCAAGCAGATATAATTATTGTAAATACCTGTAGTTTTATCGACTCTGCAAAAGAAGAATCAATATCAACAATCCTGCAAATGGCAGATTACAAATCTGCTCATAAATGCCGGGCATTGATCGTCGCAGGATGCCTTGGCCAACGTTATAAACAAAACTTATTAGACGAATTACCTGAAGTGGATGCAATTGTTGGCACAGGAGCATGGCATCGTATTATGGAAGCCGTAAACTCTGTCCTTTCAGGAGAACGTGTGCTAATCATTGGCGATACTGAAACAATTTATGACGAAACCATGCCAAGAATTAGTACGACGCCATCATATACGGCTTATGTAAAAATTGCCGAAGGCTGTAATAACCGTTGCTCTTACTGTGTAATTCCAATGGTACGAGGAAACTTTCGAAGTCGTACCATTGAGTCAATTGTTGCCGAAGTAAAAAACCTCACAGAACGCGGAATAAAAGAAATTAATTTAATTGCGCAAGACACCACTAGCTATGGTGCGGATTTATATGGAATGCCACAATTAGCCCAATTATTAACAGAACTTGCTGCTATTGACGATGTGAAATGGATTCGTTTATTGTATTGTTATCCTAAATATTTTTCTAATGAGCTTATTGACTTAATTGCAAAAGAGCCAAAGATATGTAAATATATTGATATGCCACTTCAACATGCTCATGATGACATTTTGCAAGCCATGTCACGACGAGATAGCCGTGCTGAAATCGAAAAGCTGCTGGCTCGACTGCGCGCAGCAATCCCAGATGTAGCCATTCGCACATCATTTATAGTTGGCTTTCCTGGCGAAACAGAAGAACATTACCAAGCTTTAAGACAATTTGTGCAAGAACAACGCTTTGATAAAGTTGGCGTATTTACTTATTCGCGTGAAGAAGACACACCAGCTTTTGATATGCAAGATCAAATAACTGATGAAGTTAAGCAAGAACGCTATCACGACCTAATGTCACTCCAATCTCAAATATCCGAAGAGTTAAATAAATCCATGGAGGGACGTATTATTGAAGTGCTTATAGAAGGCAGGGATGCAGAACAAAACAATCTTGCATTTGGACGCTCCTACCGTGAAGCACTTGACATTGATGGACAGATTTTTATCGAAAATGATACAGACAGCAAAGCTGGAGATATCATTCGTGCTAAAGTAATTCAGGGATTTACGTACGATATAGTAGCTGAAAAAATAATTTAG
- the cinA gene encoding putative competence-damage inducible protein yields MIVEIVTTGTELLLGQITNTNAPYLACQMNKLGFNVLYQSTVGDNRERMMQVITTALSRADIIITSGGLGPTQGDITKEICAQAFNLKLYLHEPSNNKIKCFFAKRHAPMPESNLRQAMVPEGSIILTNERGTAPGIILEKNNKVIINLPGPPHELEYMFEHSVIPYLHNKYGSQGTIVSRVLRTYGIGESALEEKIADLITTQTNPTIALLARPGEVIIRLTAKGSTEIIAKQLIDKLQLIIIPRISEYIFGFDDNSMETTVGQDLLNKKLSLSLAESCTGGLITSRLTDIPGSSNYLCGSIVCYSNEVKIQQIGVARDIIQEHGAVSQETASAMAIGIRQKFKTSIGIGVTGIAGPGGATSEKPVGLVYIAIDGPSGHQCYKHQFIGHRTEIKFRASQAALDMIRHYVRGLTLQEDI; encoded by the coding sequence ATGATTGTGGAAATAGTAACTACAGGAACTGAATTATTGCTCGGGCAAATCACGAATACAAACGCCCCCTACTTAGCTTGTCAAATGAATAAGCTTGGTTTCAATGTATTATATCAATCAACTGTTGGAGATAATCGCGAACGGATGATGCAAGTGATTACAACTGCATTATCCCGTGCTGATATAATAATCACCTCCGGTGGCCTAGGGCCTACACAAGGAGATATAACGAAAGAAATTTGTGCGCAAGCATTTAACCTAAAACTATATTTGCATGAACCCAGTAATAATAAAATCAAATGTTTCTTTGCTAAGCGCCATGCTCCCATGCCTGAAAGTAATCTGCGCCAGGCAATGGTTCCTGAAGGATCCATTATACTGACTAACGAACGTGGAACAGCTCCTGGTATTATCCTGGAAAAGAATAATAAAGTTATTATCAATTTGCCTGGTCCACCACATGAGCTGGAATATATGTTTGAACATTCGGTTATTCCCTATCTTCATAACAAGTATGGTTCGCAAGGTACAATTGTATCAAGGGTTTTACGAACTTACGGTATTGGTGAATCCGCTCTTGAAGAAAAAATTGCAGATTTAATTACAACGCAGACCAATCCAACAATTGCCTTGCTTGCTCGTCCAGGCGAAGTCATCATCAGACTGACTGCTAAAGGCAGTACTGAAATAATTGCCAAACAACTAATAGATAAGCTGCAGCTTATCATTATTCCACGAATTAGTGAGTACATATTTGGCTTCGATGATAATAGTATGGAGACCACTGTCGGTCAGGATTTACTTAATAAAAAACTTTCACTCTCCTTAGCTGAATCGTGTACCGGTGGATTAATAACCAGCCGTTTAACTGATATTCCGGGTAGTTCGAATTATCTATGTGGCTCAATTGTTTGCTATAGTAATGAAGTAAAAATACAGCAAATTGGAGTTGCTCGCGATATCATACAAGAACACGGCGCTGTTAGTCAAGAGACCGCAAGCGCCATGGCGATTGGTATTCGTCAAAAATTTAAAACCTCAATAGGAATTGGGGTAACAGGAATTGCTGGCCCAGGGGGAGCCACATCAGAAAAGCCTGTTGGTTTAGTTTATATAGCAATTGATGGCCCATCTGGTCATCAATGTTATAAGCATCAATTTATAGGGCATCGTACTGAAATTAAATTTCGTGCTTCTCAGGCAGCACTTGATATGATAAGACACTATGTACGTGGCCTAACGTTACAGGAGGATATATAA
- a CDS encoding RNA helicase encodes MKKDTEFFGDIQLSKKILAAITEMGFEEPSPIQSQTIPLVLEGHDVIGQAQTGTGKTAAFGIPTLERITENRQIQALVLTPTRELAIQISEELSKIGKFKRIKTLPIYGGQSIDRQIRALKFGVQLVIGTPGRLLDHIRRNTIKLDSVKTLILDEADEMLDMGFIDDIEAILQNIPAEGRQTLLFSATMPAPIANLAVKYMNEPRKVSISKEQLTVPLIDQWYYETREKLEGLCRVLDVEDIGRLIIFCRTKKGVDDLVASLQARGYMSDGLHGDLSQAQRDRVMKKFRDGKLEILVATDVAARGLDIEHITHVINYDIPQDHESYVHRIGRTGRAGKKGVAITFIEPREYRQLKIIEKLAKTRILRKQLPSSADILERQREIIKSRLAQTLDRRGFTDYHSIIMDLSSDYDPVDIAAAAVKLYQEGFKEKEEEQQTTTPLANTGAEPGMVRLFMNIGRSQKIRPEDIIRSIASEADIPGNIIGVINIYDKFTFVEVPEDVAERVLSVMHKNTIRGYKINVEPAKSR; translated from the coding sequence TTGAAAAAAGACACAGAATTTTTTGGTGATATTCAACTAAGTAAGAAAATTTTAGCAGCTATTACAGAAATGGGATTCGAAGAGCCATCACCAATTCAAAGTCAAACTATTCCTTTAGTGCTTGAAGGGCATGATGTTATTGGTCAAGCACAAACAGGTACTGGTAAAACAGCAGCCTTTGGTATACCTACGTTAGAACGAATTACAGAAAACCGCCAAATTCAAGCACTAGTACTCACACCAACCCGTGAGTTAGCCATACAAATATCAGAAGAGCTGAGCAAAATAGGAAAATTTAAAAGAATAAAAACTTTACCTATCTATGGCGGTCAATCAATTGATCGGCAAATTCGTGCACTTAAATTTGGTGTTCAGTTGGTTATTGGCACACCAGGTCGTTTATTGGATCATATTCGACGCAACACAATAAAGCTTGATTCAGTTAAAACACTAATTTTGGATGAAGCCGACGAGATGTTAGATATGGGCTTTATTGACGACATTGAGGCAATTCTGCAAAATATACCGGCTGAAGGCCGTCAGACATTACTCTTTTCTGCCACAATGCCAGCTCCAATTGCTAACTTAGCTGTAAAATATATGAATGAACCACGCAAAGTTTCTATAAGTAAAGAACAATTAACTGTACCATTAATTGATCAATGGTATTATGAAACAAGGGAAAAACTTGAGGGATTATGCCGGGTTCTAGATGTCGAAGACATTGGTAGACTTATTATATTTTGCCGTACAAAAAAAGGGGTCGATGATTTAGTCGCCTCATTACAAGCGCGCGGTTACATGTCAGATGGCTTACATGGTGATTTAAGCCAGGCTCAGCGTGACAGAGTTATGAAAAAGTTTCGTGACGGCAAGCTGGAAATTTTAGTCGCTACCGATGTTGCCGCCAGAGGTCTTGATATTGAGCATATTACGCATGTAATCAATTATGACATCCCACAAGATCATGAATCCTATGTTCATAGAATTGGACGTACAGGACGTGCAGGCAAAAAGGGTGTTGCAATTACATTTATAGAGCCGCGAGAATATCGTCAATTGAAAATTATTGAAAAACTTGCTAAAACACGGATTCTTCGCAAACAGCTTCCTTCATCCGCTGATATTTTAGAACGGCAGCGTGAGATAATCAAAAGTCGTTTGGCTCAAACGCTGGACCGTCGCGGATTTACCGATTATCATTCCATCATCATGGACTTATCTTCTGACTATGACCCTGTTGATATTGCGGCGGCAGCAGTAAAGCTTTATCAAGAAGGTTTCAAGGAAAAAGAAGAAGAACAACAAACTACAACTCCATTAGCCAATACTGGTGCAGAACCAGGCATGGTACGTTTATTTATGAACATTGGGCGCTCACAAAAAATTCGACCTGAAGATATCATCCGCAGTATTGCTAGTGAAGCTGATATTCCTGGCAATATCATCGGTGTTATTAATATCTACGATAAATTTACCTTTGTGGAAGTACCAGAAGATGTCGCCGAACGCGTATTATCAGTCATGCACAAAAATACAATTAGAGGGTATAAAATTAATGTCGAGCCTGCAAAAAGTCGCTAA
- the rpmE_1 gene encoding 50S ribosomal protein L31, translating into MKDKIHPTYYETVVSCACGHSFVTGSTRKVLKVDVCSKCHPFFTGVQKIVDTTGRLERFSRKYGLHQKKG; encoded by the coding sequence ATGAAAGACAAAATTCATCCTACTTATTATGAAACTGTAGTAAGTTGTGCCTGCGGACATAGTTTTGTAACAGGGTCAACAAGGAAGGTTCTAAAAGTTGATGTTTGTTCCAAATGTCATCCATTTTTTACTGGCGTGCAAAAGATTGTTGATACAACTGGGCGATTAGAGCGTTTTTCAAGAAAATATGGACTTCATCAAAAAAAGGGCTAA